The Malus domestica chromosome 10, GDT2T_hap1 genome contains a region encoding:
- the LOC103445829 gene encoding lysine-specific demethylase JMJ32-like, giving the protein MWIGNHLSATSFQKEHSENLCAVVTGRRHFLLLPPTDVHLMDIRDYPSAQYSYSHDTGEFTLELEKPDRYVPWCSVNPYPSPEDRDKQLSNFPLYFDGPKPFHCTLNPGEILYLPSMWFHHVRQTPDKCTIAVNYWYDMQYDIKYAYFNFLQSIHCLSIKTPTLLRECARIQILIHRHVV; this is encoded by the exons ATGTGGATTGGCAACCATCTGTCTGCAACATCATTTCAAAAGGAGCACTCTGAGAATCTCTGTGCTGTCGTGACCGGGCGGAGGCAttttctcctccttcctcccACTGATGTGCATCTCATGGACATCCGCGACTACCCATCTGCTCAATATTCATATTCTCATGACACCGGAGAGTTCACGTTGGAACTGGAGAAGCCAGACAGATATGTGCCTTGGTGCAGTGTCAATCCTTACCCTTCTCCCGAGGACAGAGATAAGCAGCTCTCTAACTTTCCTTTGTATTTTGACGGTCCTAAGCCCTTTCACTGTACTCTCAACCCTGGAGAgattctttactt GCCAAGTATGTGGTTTCATCACGTTAGACAAACTCCGGATAAATGCACTATTGCTGTGAACTACT GGTATGATATGCAGTATGATATTAAGTATGCTTACTTCAACTTCTTGCAGTCAATTCATTGCCTATCCATTAAAACTCCAACactgctgagagagtgtgcaaGGATTCAGATTCTGATTCATCGGCATGTTGTCTAA
- the LOC103445754 gene encoding sm-like protein LSM2, whose protein sequence is MLFFSYFKELVGREVTVELKNDLAIRGTLHSVDQYLNIKLENTRVVDQDKYPHMMSVRNCFIRGSVVRYVQLPPEGVDVELLHDATRREARGG, encoded by the exons atg TTGTTCTTCTCGTATTTCAAGGAGTTGGTGGGGAGAGAAGTGACGGTGGAGCTGAAGAATGACCTTGCAATCAGAGGAACACTGCACTCGGTGGATCAATATCTCAACATTAAGCTCGAGAATACTAGGGTTGTCGACCAGGACAAGTACCCTCACATG ATGTCAGTGAGGAACTGTTTTATTAGGGGATCAGTTGTGAGATACGTTCAACTACCCCCAGAGGGAGTCGATGTTGAACTGCTGCATGATGCCACCAGAAGGGAAGCTCGTGGCGGCTGA